Genomic segment of Desulfuromonas sp.:
ATTTCTTTGGCGGTCGAGGCATCCTGGTATCGGTTGTCATGCTCCTGCCAATCTGCGTGGTTTTTTACATGCTGCTGCTCGGATTTACGCGGTTGATGGATGCCTTCCCCGAGATGATGCACCAGAACAATTCGGATCACGATGAGTAGCCGACAATGAAGCGATCTTCTCGTAATCGACTGAACAGACGACATCTCGAGCTTTTCCCGCAACAAAATCTGTTCAGCCGCCTTGCCCGCACCGTCTGCGAAGCCGAGTGCCTGCCGCGCAAGGAATTTTTCGAATCCTGGGAGGTCGCCCGGCGTATTCATCGTCGGATAAAAGGTCGGAATATCGTTGAACTCGCCTGTGGTCACGCCCTCCTTTCCCATATCCTCCTGCTGCTCGACAGTTCAATTCCGGCCGCTACGGCCATCGACCGAACGATTCCTCCTTCGGCGGCCAGACTATCGTCAGTACTGACCGTGAAGTGGCCGGCACTGGCTGGCAGAGTCAGTTTCCAGGAGACAAATATGGACAAGGCGACCGTTTCCAGTGAAGACCTGTTGGTTTCAGTCCATGCCTGCGGGGCGTTAACCGACCAGGTGATTGATCTGGCTGTTGATAATAACGCAGCACTTGCCCTGCTCCCCTGCTGCCACGACCTGAAGCAATCGGCAACCGGTCAACTCGAAGGATGGATGGAGCCGACCCTGGCTGTCGATGTAATGCGTGTTGCCAGGCTGCAGACGGCCGGCTACAATGTCTGGACCGGAATCATTCCGGCCGATATTACTCCGAAAAACCGACTATTGATCGCTACCTGGAATGGGCAGAAAAAAAATGGTCAATAAAACCGTAATAAGACCTGCGTCCATACTGCTTTTTCTCGTCTTCATTATTGTATCTGCCGGTCATGCCTATCGCTCCAATACATTCGAGATATCAGTGAATGGAGGTTCGGACAGTCAGGCCGAATTTGTCGGGTGGTGTGATATCAATATCGGCAACAGTTCGTTGCTGCGCGTCGAACTCTACAGCGCCGACGGCAGAATGAATCCGGTAAGTATCCAGGGACACAATATCGACAGCTGTGAAGTCAAATCAACATCCGGCAATGGTCCACTGACACTCAGCATCAACAAAAACGGGCAGGGTTTTATAAGCACAACATCGCAGCCAGAGGAAACAACTATTTCCTACATCAATCCGGCAAAGCGCCTGAGTAACCGGCCAGTACAAAAAAAGTAATACGCACTGGTGGAGACTTTATCACTCAACATGAGCAGGAGCCCACAACCCGCCTTAATGAGCTGGAAGATCGAGTTTTGAATTTGGCGAGCAGCAACAACTGAGGGTACGAAGAAGGTGATTTTGTTTTCATTGATGAAGTCGAACCTTCGCCGCCAGATGTTCGGCAGTTAACGTTGGCGTAATACCGCGGGATCCGCTATCAGCTGCACCGGCCCGCAAGATCCTTCTTTCTTTTCTCGGCGGCACTCGTCTGACCAGATCAGTTTCATGTTAATTCTCGGGATCAGTTTA
This window contains:
- a CDS encoding methyltransferase domain-containing protein, whose translation is MKRSSRNRLNRRHLELFPQQNLFSRLARTVCEAECLPRKEFFESWEVARRIHRRIKGRNIVELACGHALLSHILLLLDSSIPAATAIDRTIPPSAARLSSVLTVKWPALAGRVSFQETNMDKATVSSEDLLVSVHACGALTDQVIDLAVDNNAALALLPCCHDLKQSATGQLEGWMEPTLAVDVMRVARLQTAGYNVWTGIIPADITPKNRLLIATWNGQKKNGQ